One genomic region from Betaproteobacteria bacterium encodes:
- the malQ gene encoding 4-alpha-glucanotransferase produces the protein MAILQERSSGILLHITSLPGPYGVGDFGPESRHFVDWLVSAGQKVWQLLPTTPIGPANSPYQGVSAYAGSQWMVALEPLIERGWLATPVLPEAGFNARQADFGRVLPWREAQLREAAAGFLSRAVSADRLALAAWCASEAAWLDDYALFMAIRSPRNGQPWWEWPAPLARREPAALKAARIEYAQEIAFWQFVQWCFDTQAKALKLYANQRGVAIMGDLPIFVAHDSADCWSRPDLYFLDDNFQTTVVAGVPPDSMGPLGQRWGNPLYRWDRMADEGFAWWISRVRRALEQADVIRIDHFRGFAGYYEIPASSPDATQGRWVPAPGKALFAAIEHALGKPPIVAEDLGLITPDVIELRDGCGLPGMRILQFGFGGDGTHEFLPHNYVPNTVVYSGTHDNDTARGWWDHTNDRERAFAGSYLMADAHNIHWAMIRAACNSVANMAVFPMQDVLGLEGSHRMNIPGTGDGNWSWRFEWSMVGSEAARELGVIAAGSGRGRFELLGLPG, from the coding sequence ATGGCTATCCTCCAGGAGCGCAGTTCCGGCATTTTGCTGCATATCACTTCATTGCCCGGTCCGTATGGCGTTGGAGACTTCGGGCCCGAATCCCGCCACTTTGTCGACTGGCTGGTTTCGGCGGGCCAGAAGGTCTGGCAACTGTTGCCAACAACACCAATCGGGCCGGCGAACTCACCTTACCAGGGCGTTTCCGCTTACGCCGGCAGTCAATGGATGGTGGCGCTTGAGCCGTTGATCGAGCGCGGATGGCTGGCTACGCCGGTGTTGCCGGAAGCCGGATTTAACGCAAGGCAAGCGGACTTCGGCCGCGTACTGCCGTGGCGTGAAGCGCAACTGCGCGAGGCAGCGGCGGGTTTTCTTTCGCGCGCTGTTTCGGCAGATCGTCTGGCCCTTGCTGCCTGGTGCGCAAGCGAAGCAGCGTGGCTCGACGACTATGCGCTCTTCATGGCGATCCGGTCGCCGCGCAATGGCCAGCCTTGGTGGGAATGGCCGGCGCCGTTGGCACGGCGCGAACCGGCCGCGTTGAAGGCCGCACGCATCGAATACGCGCAGGAAATCGCCTTCTGGCAGTTCGTGCAATGGTGCTTCGACACGCAGGCGAAAGCGCTCAAGTTATACGCCAACCAGCGCGGCGTGGCCATCATGGGTGACTTGCCGATCTTCGTCGCGCACGACAGCGCGGACTGCTGGTCGCGTCCTGACCTCTATTTTCTCGACGACAATTTTCAAACCACGGTGGTGGCCGGCGTGCCACCTGACTCCATGGGGCCGCTGGGCCAGCGCTGGGGGAATCCGCTCTATCGCTGGGACCGCATGGCCGATGAGGGTTTCGCCTGGTGGATTTCGCGCGTGCGCCGCGCGCTGGAACAGGCTGACGTAATTCGCATCGACCACTTCCGCGGCTTTGCCGGGTACTATGAAATCCCCGCAAGCAGTCCCGATGCGACGCAAGGCCGCTGGGTACCCGCGCCGGGCAAGGCATTGTTCGCGGCCATCGAGCACGCCTTGGGCAAGCCCCCCATCGTGGCCGAGGACTTGGGCTTGATCACGCCCGACGTCATCGAATTGCGCGATGGCTGCGGCCTGCCCGGCATGCGCATCCTGCAGTTTGGATTCGGCGGCGATGGCACGCACGAATTCCTGCCGCACAACTACGTGCCCAATACCGTGGTCTATTCCGGCACGCACGACAACGACACCGCGCGCGGCTGGTGGGACCACACCAACGATCGCGAGCGCGCCTTTGCGGGCAGTTACCTGATGGCTGACGCCCACAACATCCACTGGGCAATGATTCGCGCCGCCTGCAATTCCGTCGCCAATATGGCCGTGTTTCCGATGCAGGATGTGCTTGGGCTGGAAGGCAGTCACCGCATGAACATCCCAGGCACGGGTGACGGAAATTGGAGCTGGCGGTTCGAGTGGAGTATGGTGGGGAGTGAAGCGGCGCGGGAATTGGGCGTGATCGCGGCGGGCAGCGGACGCGGGCGCTTTGAGTTGTTGGGATTGCCGGGGTAG
- the glgX gene encoding glycogen debranching protein GlgX has translation MNAKNSLPEMIDEGRQEPMGSLARDGGVNFAVFSQHAARIELCLFDTSGTRELRRYALHGPRDGVFHGFLPGVGPGLVYGIRAHGHYAPESGHRFNPHKLLLDPWAREIVGHFGWRAEHHGYEVGHPEGPRSFDARDNAAHALKARVAAPSGIAPGTLNAPRHASAEVVLYEVHVKGFSMTHPDIPATMRGTYSALAHPASIAHFKALGVTTLSLLPVQYCVDEAALVDRGMRNYWGYNTLGFFCPDPRLAMSRDDPAAVTAEFRQMIDTLHMHGLEVVMDVVYNHTPEGNEFGPTLSFRGLDNASWYRLVGNDKSHSENLTGCGNTLNVEHPRVTQFVLDSLRYWVQEMGVDGFRFDLAPVLGRRHHGFDPYAAFFVALQQDPILARVHLIAEPWDAGYDGYQLGRFPGRFLEWNDKFRDSIRGYWLQTGVSRGELARRFTASNDLFHHGQRRPTASVNFVAVHDGFTLADVVSYSKKHNQANGEDNRDGRDNELCANFGAEGPVADAAILATRKRVQRAMAMTMLLAQGTPMLCAGDEIGNSQQGNNNAYCQDNATGWLDWTTADNTLQKFIAEVIALRRAESLLRHDRWFVAHNAAPGDATVTWYTPGGHEMQMHDWHDHGNHAFGCRITTAAAESVEPGDSLMICLNPEPHAIAFSLPPGRWQIALDSSGDLVRDAAIAPSRELSLPPRAVVILRALASTNSD, from the coding sequence ATGAATGCGAAAAACTCCCTGCCCGAAATGATTGATGAGGGCCGTCAGGAACCGATGGGGTCGCTTGCGCGTGATGGCGGTGTGAACTTCGCCGTATTCTCGCAACACGCAGCTCGAATCGAGCTCTGTTTGTTTGATACCAGTGGCACACGCGAATTGCGGCGCTATGCCCTGCATGGGCCGCGAGATGGGGTGTTTCATGGCTTCCTGCCCGGTGTCGGCCCGGGGCTTGTTTACGGTATCCGGGCACATGGTCATTACGCGCCCGAATCGGGCCACCGTTTCAATCCGCACAAACTGTTGCTCGATCCTTGGGCGCGGGAAATCGTCGGGCACTTCGGCTGGCGTGCAGAACATCACGGCTATGAAGTAGGTCACCCGGAAGGACCGCGGTCTTTTGACGCTCGCGACAACGCCGCGCACGCGCTCAAGGCACGCGTCGCTGCGCCTTCGGGAATTGCGCCCGGGACGTTGAACGCGCCGCGACATGCATCCGCCGAGGTCGTGCTCTATGAGGTGCATGTCAAAGGATTTTCGATGACGCACCCCGATATTCCTGCAACCATGCGCGGCACATACTCTGCGCTCGCGCATCCCGCATCGATTGCACACTTCAAAGCTTTGGGTGTGACGACCTTGTCGCTGCTGCCGGTACAGTACTGCGTAGATGAGGCCGCGCTGGTGGATCGCGGCATGCGCAACTACTGGGGTTACAACACGCTGGGATTTTTCTGCCCGGATCCGCGCCTTGCCATGTCACGCGATGATCCCGCCGCCGTGACTGCCGAGTTTCGGCAGATGATTGATACCCTGCATATGCACGGACTTGAAGTGGTCATGGACGTGGTCTACAACCATACGCCGGAAGGTAACGAGTTTGGACCAACGCTGAGCTTTCGAGGCCTCGACAATGCCAGTTGGTACCGGTTGGTCGGCAACGACAAAAGTCACAGCGAGAATCTGACCGGCTGCGGAAATACGCTCAACGTGGAACATCCCCGCGTGACTCAGTTCGTGCTCGATTCGCTGCGCTACTGGGTGCAGGAAATGGGTGTGGACGGTTTTCGTTTTGATCTCGCCCCGGTCCTCGGCAGGCGGCATCACGGATTTGATCCCTACGCGGCCTTCTTTGTCGCGCTTCAGCAGGATCCGATCCTCGCGCGCGTGCACCTGATCGCCGAGCCGTGGGACGCCGGCTATGACGGCTATCAACTCGGCCGATTTCCCGGTCGCTTCCTTGAGTGGAACGACAAGTTCCGCGATTCGATACGCGGCTACTGGTTGCAGACGGGTGTGTCGCGAGGTGAATTGGCGAGGCGTTTTACCGCATCGAACGATTTGTTTCATCATGGCCAGCGCCGGCCGACAGCGTCGGTAAATTTCGTGGCGGTACATGACGGCTTCACGCTTGCGGACGTTGTCAGCTACAGCAAGAAGCACAATCAGGCCAATGGCGAGGACAACCGCGATGGCCGCGACAATGAGCTCTGCGCGAACTTTGGCGCGGAGGGTCCCGTCGCAGATGCCGCGATTCTCGCAACCCGGAAACGCGTGCAGCGGGCGATGGCGATGACAATGCTGCTCGCACAGGGTACGCCCATGCTTTGCGCAGGTGATGAGATCGGCAACAGCCAGCAGGGTAACAATAACGCCTACTGCCAGGACAATGCGACGGGCTGGCTCGACTGGACAACAGCCGACAACACACTCCAGAAGTTTATTGCCGAAGTGATCGCGCTGCGTCGCGCAGAATCGCTACTGCGACACGACCGCTGGTTCGTCGCGCACAACGCGGCACCGGGCGACGCCACCGTCACGTGGTACACGCCGGGCGGGCACGAAATGCAGATGCATGATTGGCATGACCACGGGAATCACGCATTTGGCTGCCGCATCACGACCGCGGCCGCGGAATCCGTTGAGCCGGGCGATTCGCTGATGATCTGCCTGAATCCGGAGCCACACGCGATTGCGTTTTCATTGCCGCCGGGTCGTTGGCAAATTGCCTTGGACAGTAGCGGTGATCTTGTCCGCGACGCGGCGATTGCGCCATCCCGTGAATTGTCCTTGCCGCCGCGTGCCGTCGTTATATTGCGTGCGTTGGCTTCCACAAATTCCGATTGA
- a CDS encoding glycogen/starch/alpha-glucan phosphorylase, translated as MTSSLKSKVTEAIQKARGNNTNQLADLFRDAYRRELAQRSDAGSAIASMNAAAIASRTILADRWARTQAEDSRRTEGRRVHYLSMEFLMGRALSNALSALHLDKDIAAVLGKAGPNLGQVLESESDAALGNGGLGRLAACFLDSFATLGLPSFGYGLRYENGMFAQRIQDGRQVEVPDEWLTNGNPWEQERNELKFPIGFGGVVTGEAGVRRWNPAEQIIAHAIDFVVPGHGTERVSTLRQWKAVAARPIDFATFYRGEHASSAAHRQSADTLNWVLYPDDSTRAGRELRLRQEFFLVSASLQDMLTRHLREHDDIQSFGKWNAVHLNDTHPALAPAELMRLLVDEYGLVWEDAWRVTGQAVSYTNHTLMPEALETWPVHMFQSLLPRHLEIIFEINRRFLNEVRLRSPGDDAMIKRISLIDETGERRVRMAFLAIVASRKVNGVSALHSKLMVQTIFADFAAIWPDRFMNVTNGVTPRRWLMQANPDLAALLDRHIGLDWRTDLEQLRVLKAKASQKKIGEEFLKSKQANKVRLAEYIRRELGIVVDPTSLFDVQVKRIHEYKRQLLNVLHVVARYQAIVADPNAAWIPRTVIFAGKAASAYHTAKLIIQLIHDVARVVNSDSRVGDRLKVIFLPNYSVSLAERIIPAADLSEQISTAGTEASGTGNMKFALNGALTIGTWDGANIEMAQAMGEENMFVFGLRTDTVVKMKELGYDPRLFVEQNFQLKHVIDAIATGDFSPGDPARYRALADNLLNRDTYMLMADFADLVTTQLKVDALFASPDAWAAMALRNVAGMGWFSTDRTIREYVQNVWSATGPR; from the coding sequence ATGACGAGTTCGCTCAAATCCAAGGTCACTGAGGCCATACAAAAAGCGCGGGGCAACAATACAAATCAGCTGGCCGATTTGTTTCGCGATGCCTACCGGCGCGAGCTTGCGCAAAGAAGCGATGCTGGCAGCGCGATCGCCAGCATGAATGCAGCGGCCATCGCCAGCCGCACCATTCTTGCCGACCGCTGGGCCCGCACGCAGGCGGAGGACTCCCGCCGGACCGAAGGGCGCCGGGTCCACTACCTCTCGATGGAATTCTTGATGGGGCGTGCATTGAGCAACGCGCTTTCGGCGCTGCACCTCGACAAAGATATCGCCGCGGTACTGGGAAAGGCCGGTCCGAATCTTGGACAGGTGTTGGAAAGCGAGTCAGACGCGGCATTGGGAAATGGCGGGCTTGGTCGTCTGGCGGCTTGTTTTCTGGATTCATTTGCGACCTTGGGTCTGCCCTCGTTTGGTTACGGCCTGCGCTATGAGAATGGCATGTTTGCCCAACGCATCCAGGATGGCCGCCAGGTGGAAGTGCCGGATGAGTGGCTGACCAACGGCAATCCGTGGGAGCAGGAGCGCAATGAGCTGAAGTTTCCCATCGGATTCGGTGGTGTGGTCACGGGCGAGGCTGGCGTACGCCGCTGGAATCCCGCGGAACAAATCATCGCGCATGCCATTGATTTCGTGGTGCCCGGCCATGGCACCGAGCGCGTATCGACCTTGCGCCAATGGAAGGCAGTTGCCGCCCGGCCGATCGATTTCGCCACTTTTTACCGGGGCGAGCATGCGTCCAGCGCGGCGCATCGGCAATCAGCGGACACCCTGAACTGGGTGCTGTACCCGGACGACAGCACGCGTGCGGGCCGCGAATTGCGCTTGAGGCAGGAGTTCTTCCTCGTCAGCGCCTCGCTGCAGGACATGCTCACGCGACACCTGCGCGAACATGACGACATCCAGTCCTTCGGGAAATGGAATGCCGTGCATCTCAATGACACGCACCCGGCGCTGGCGCCGGCGGAGTTGATGCGATTGCTGGTGGATGAATATGGCCTCGTTTGGGAAGACGCGTGGCGTGTTACCGGCCAGGCCGTCAGTTATACCAACCATACATTGATGCCCGAGGCGCTCGAAACCTGGCCGGTGCACATGTTCCAGAGCCTGTTGCCACGCCATCTCGAAATCATCTTTGAGATCAACCGGCGTTTTCTGAACGAAGTCCGGTTACGTTCCCCGGGCGATGACGCGATGATCAAGCGCATTTCTCTCATCGATGAAACCGGTGAGCGCCGTGTACGCATGGCATTCCTCGCGATCGTGGCATCGCGCAAGGTCAACGGCGTGTCCGCGTTGCATTCCAAATTGATGGTTCAAACCATTTTCGCCGACTTCGCCGCGATTTGGCCGGACCGCTTCATGAATGTGACCAACGGGGTCACGCCGCGCCGTTGGCTGATGCAGGCCAATCCGGATTTGGCGGCATTGCTGGACCGCCACATTGGGTTGGATTGGCGTACCGACCTCGAGCAGTTAAGGGTATTAAAGGCAAAGGCCTCACAGAAAAAAATCGGCGAGGAATTCCTGAAGTCCAAACAAGCCAACAAGGTGCGGCTTGCCGAGTACATTCGCCGTGAACTCGGTATTGTGGTGGATCCGACGAGCCTGTTCGATGTGCAGGTCAAGCGCATCCACGAATACAAGCGGCAGTTGTTAAACGTGTTGCACGTTGTCGCGCGCTATCAGGCCATCGTCGCGGATCCGAATGCCGCCTGGATACCCCGTACCGTGATTTTCGCCGGCAAAGCGGCGTCCGCCTACCATACGGCGAAACTTATCATCCAGCTCATCCACGACGTAGCGCGGGTCGTAAACAGTGATTCGCGCGTGGGCGATCGCTTGAAGGTCATCTTCCTGCCCAACTACAGCGTATCGCTTGCGGAGCGCATCATTCCGGCGGCCGACCTGTCGGAACAGATTTCCACCGCAGGCACGGAGGCCTCGGGCACCGGCAACATGAAATTTGCGCTCAACGGCGCGCTGACCATCGGCACGTGGGATGGCGCCAATATCGAAATGGCGCAGGCAATGGGCGAAGAAAACATGTTTGTGTTTGGACTGCGCACCGATACCGTCGTCAAGATGAAAGAACTGGGGTATGACCCCCGGCTTTTCGTCGAGCAGAATTTTCAGCTGAAGCACGTGATTGATGCAATTGCAACCGGCGATTTCTCACCGGGAGATCCCGCGCGCTATCGCGCGCTGGCCGATAACCTGCTCAATCGAGATACCTATATGCTGATGGCGGACTTCGCGGATCTGGTGACGACGCAGTTAAAGGTCGACGCCTTGTTCGCGTCGCCTGACGCCTGGGCCGCCATGGCGCTCCGCAACGTGGCGGGAATGGGCTGGTTCTCCACGGATCGCACGATTCGCGAATATGTGCAGAATGTCTGGAGCGCAACCGGGCCACGCTGA
- a CDS encoding alpha-amylase: MLLSILLSACAGTASRSLDSPRAPTTDISAVTAIDPGSKLSAGWQHGAFIEIFVRAWRDSDGDGIGDLRGVTQSLDYLRDLGIKGIWLLPITQSADHDHGYAVTDFRTLEPAYGTLADFDELVREAHARGIGVIMDYVINHSATSHPLFVEAASRTSPDRDWYIWKEPAPTGWEIWGKNPWHGSSGGTYYGTFGPHMPDFNLENPAVIDYHRDSLKFWLNRGLDGFRFDAVSHLIERSATDWRDQPESFALMGRVNALMGSYKHRYMVCEGTANPISWAAPDACRSAFAFGLQYHIADAARGKPEAIRAVADYFTTAPMTMATMMSNHDFFAGERLWDQVNGSTAQYRLAAASYLLLPGTPFIYYGEEIGMAGVSELKGDIKLRTPMSWTADASGSGAFTTGKPFRPVSPNAATQNVRAALADPNSILSFYKAMLHLRNTLPSIARGSYEHPAVDGSVMSYQRKFEGDHTLVVINYGTAAAMAKIAALPIGATLVAAYPATALASTADAKGAASIAIDAQSVRVFSVRR, encoded by the coding sequence ATGCTTCTCTCGATATTGCTCAGCGCCTGCGCCGGCACCGCCAGCCGCAGCCTCGACAGCCCACGCGCACCGACGACGGATATCAGCGCGGTAACCGCTATTGATCCCGGCAGCAAATTGTCCGCTGGCTGGCAGCACGGCGCATTCATCGAAATTTTCGTGCGCGCATGGCGCGATAGCGATGGCGACGGCATCGGCGATCTACGAGGCGTCACACAGAGCCTGGACTACCTGCGCGACCTGGGCATCAAGGGTATTTGGTTACTGCCGATTACGCAAAGCGCCGATCACGACCATGGGTACGCGGTCACGGATTTCCGAACGCTGGAACCCGCTTACGGCACGCTGGCGGATTTCGACGAACTGGTTCGCGAGGCGCACGCACGCGGAATCGGCGTGATCATGGACTACGTCATCAATCACAGTGCGACGAGTCATCCGCTGTTCGTCGAGGCCGCATCACGCACCAGCCCTGATCGTGACTGGTATATCTGGAAAGAGCCCGCCCCCACCGGCTGGGAAATTTGGGGCAAAAACCCATGGCACGGGTCATCGGGCGGCACTTACTACGGTACGTTTGGCCCGCATATGCCCGACTTCAATCTTGAGAATCCCGCCGTCATCGATTACCACCGTGACAGCCTGAAGTTCTGGCTCAACCGCGGGCTGGACGGCTTTCGCTTTGACGCTGTTTCCCATTTGATCGAACGCAGCGCGACCGATTGGAGAGACCAGCCCGAAAGCTTTGCGTTGATGGGCCGGGTCAATGCGCTGATGGGCTCCTACAAACACCGTTACATGGTTTGCGAAGGCACTGCCAATCCGATTAGCTGGGCTGCGCCTGATGCCTGTCGCAGCGCCTTTGCATTTGGCCTGCAATACCACATTGCCGACGCGGCGCGCGGCAAGCCGGAGGCAATCCGCGCGGTCGCCGACTATTTCACGACCGCGCCAATGACGATGGCCACGATGATGTCCAACCACGATTTCTTCGCCGGTGAACGTCTGTGGGACCAAGTGAACGGCAGCACGGCGCAGTACCGGCTGGCGGCGGCCTCCTACCTGCTGCTGCCCGGCACGCCCTTCATCTATTACGGTGAGGAAATCGGCATGGCGGGCGTCAGCGAGCTGAAAGGCGACATCAAGCTGCGTACACCGATGAGCTGGACCGCCGACGCGTCCGGAAGTGGCGCCTTCACCACTGGAAAGCCTTTTCGACCCGTATCGCCGAATGCCGCAACACAGAACGTGCGGGCCGCGCTGGCCGACCCGAACTCGATCCTGTCGTTCTACAAAGCCATGCTGCACTTGCGGAACACACTGCCGTCAATTGCGCGCGGCAGTTACGAGCACCCAGCGGTCGATGGTAGCGTGATGAGTTACCAGCGCAAATTCGAAGGCGACCATACGCTGGTCGTGATCAACTATGGCACCGCCGCAGCAATGGCGAAAATCGCTGCGCTACCGATCGGCGCGACACTTGTCGCAGCCTATCCGGCCACCGCGCTGGCCTCGACGGCGGATGCGAAAGGCGCCGCATCAATTGCAATCGATGCGCAATCGGTTCGAGTGTTCAGCGTTCGCCGTTGA
- the glgB gene encoding 1,4-alpha-glucan branching protein GlgB translates to MWRFPSGNGARSRITERLSHLLSDVEVSALVGAHHSDPFAVLGMHADGSGALWIRALLPGAATVAIQDTATGRRIAAIGLRHPDGLFEGIIPRRRKRFDYRLQVQWASGDSGIYADTFSFGPQLRDQDLYFLGEGSHLRPFEVLGAHSLTVGEGRHAVDGVRFAVWAPNARRVSVVADFNNWDGRRHPMRSRGSSGIWELFVPHAAAGDHYKFEIIGRDGKLLPLKADPYARAAQMRPETASIVAAMPLRQALPAECSTANNRSAPISIYEVHLGSWKRTQYGFPTWDELAESLPGYAADLGFTHIELLPVSEHPYDGSWGYQTLGMYAPTSRFGSPEGFARFVKACRARGLGILLDWVPAHFPSDAHGLAQFDGTALFEYADPREGFHRDWNTLIYNFGRTEVRNFLIGSALYWIECFGVDGLRVDAVASMLYRDYSRPAGEWVPNAQGGRENLEAISFVKRVNEVVGTHCPGAIMVAEESTAFPGVSAPTYAGGLGFHYKWNMGWMNDTLRYMQEDPVHRRFHHDKMTFGMIYAFSENFVLPISHDEVVHGKGSLLSKMPGDEWQRFANLRAYYGFMWGHPGKKLLFMGQEFAQPGEWNHEDGLPWALLSDSRHAGVHRLVRDLNRLYRHYPALHRLDCESRGFEWLVSQDAAQSVFAWVRRDGKGAQMLVVCNFTPVPREGYRIGVPDGAGKWAELLNTDSALYGGSNLGNGSASLTVDPVTAQGHAQSLKLTLPPLATLFLAPA, encoded by the coding sequence ATGTGGCGGTTCCCTTCAGGGAATGGAGCCCGTTCAAGAATAACAGAGAGGCTTTCGCACTTGCTGTCAGATGTTGAAGTCAGCGCCCTTGTCGGCGCGCACCATTCGGATCCGTTTGCCGTGCTGGGCATGCACGCGGATGGATCCGGCGCGCTATGGATTCGCGCACTTTTGCCAGGTGCCGCAACCGTCGCGATTCAGGATACAGCCACCGGACGCCGCATTGCGGCGATTGGCCTGCGCCATCCCGATGGCCTGTTCGAAGGGATAATCCCGCGGCGCCGCAAGCGCTTCGATTATCGCTTGCAGGTGCAATGGGCGTCCGGTGATAGCGGCATTTACGCGGACACCTTCAGCTTTGGTCCGCAACTGCGCGATCAGGATCTATATTTTCTCGGCGAAGGCAGTCATCTTCGGCCATTTGAGGTGCTCGGCGCGCATTCCTTGACCGTCGGTGAGGGACGCCATGCGGTGGATGGTGTGCGCTTTGCCGTCTGGGCGCCCAATGCACGGCGGGTCAGTGTTGTGGCGGATTTCAATAATTGGGATGGCCGTCGCCACCCGATGCGCTCGCGCGGCTCATCCGGCATTTGGGAATTGTTCGTGCCCCACGCAGCGGCGGGCGACCATTACAAGTTCGAAATAATAGGACGCGATGGAAAGCTCCTGCCACTCAAGGCTGATCCGTATGCACGCGCCGCGCAAATGCGGCCCGAGACGGCAAGCATTGTCGCCGCCATGCCGCTGCGCCAGGCATTGCCGGCCGAATGTTCGACCGCCAACAATCGCTCCGCACCCATATCCATTTACGAAGTCCACCTGGGTTCGTGGAAACGGACGCAATATGGATTTCCGACTTGGGACGAATTGGCGGAGTCGTTGCCGGGCTACGCCGCCGACCTGGGCTTCACGCACATCGAACTGCTCCCGGTCAGCGAGCATCCCTACGACGGGTCGTGGGGTTATCAGACGCTTGGCATGTATGCACCGACCTCACGGTTCGGATCACCGGAGGGATTTGCGCGTTTCGTCAAGGCCTGCCGGGCGCGTGGCCTCGGGATCCTGTTGGACTGGGTGCCGGCGCATTTTCCCAGTGACGCGCATGGCCTCGCCCAATTCGATGGCACGGCCCTTTTCGAGTATGCCGATCCGCGCGAGGGCTTCCACCGCGACTGGAACACACTGATCTATAACTTTGGCCGAACCGAAGTGCGCAATTTCCTGATCGGCAGCGCGCTGTATTGGATCGAGTGTTTTGGTGTTGACGGCCTGCGGGTGGATGCGGTCGCATCCATGTTGTACCGCGACTACAGCCGGCCCGCCGGGGAGTGGGTGCCCAATGCACAGGGCGGGCGCGAAAACCTCGAGGCCATTTCGTTTGTAAAGCGCGTCAATGAAGTGGTAGGAACGCATTGCCCGGGCGCCATCATGGTGGCCGAGGAGTCGACCGCATTCCCGGGTGTTTCCGCGCCGACCTACGCCGGGGGCCTCGGCTTTCACTACAAGTGGAACATGGGCTGGATGAACGACACGCTGCGGTACATGCAGGAAGACCCGGTGCATCGCCGCTTTCACCATGACAAGATGACCTTCGGCATGATTTACGCGTTCAGCGAAAATTTTGTGCTGCCGATTTCGCATGATGAAGTGGTGCACGGCAAGGGTTCCCTGTTGTCCAAAATGCCGGGTGACGAATGGCAGCGATTTGCCAACCTGCGCGCGTACTACGGTTTCATGTGGGGCCATCCGGGCAAGAAGCTGCTCTTCATGGGACAGGAATTCGCGCAGCCCGGCGAGTGGAATCATGAAGATGGTTTGCCATGGGCGTTGCTTTCGGACTCGCGTCACGCCGGCGTGCATCGACTGGTGCGCGACCTGAACCGGCTCTATCGCCACTATCCGGCGCTGCATCGACTCGATTGCGAATCGCGTGGCTTTGAGTGGCTGGTATCGCAAGATGCCGCGCAATCGGTGTTTGCCTGGGTGCGACGCGACGGCAAGGGCGCGCAGATGCTGGTTGTGTGCAATTTCACGCCGGTACCGCGTGAGGGCTATCGCATCGGCGTGCCGGACGGAGCCGGCAAATGGGCGGAACTGTTGAATACCGATTCCGCGCTTTATGGGGGCAGCAATCTCGGCAATGGTTCGGCGTCGCTGACGGTTGATCCGGTCACCGCGCAGGGACATGCGCAGTCCTTGAAGCTGACGCTGCCACCGTTGGCGACCCTGTTTCTCGCGCCCGCGTGA